From one Lycium barbarum isolate Lr01 chromosome 6, ASM1917538v2, whole genome shotgun sequence genomic stretch:
- the LOC132645422 gene encoding dof zinc finger protein DOF2.5-like: MDTTQWTQDIGVGKSMGAEIGSRSAETKKVRPAKDGAVNCPRCNSTNTKFCYYNNYSLTQPRYFCKTCRRYWTEGGTLRNVPVGGGSRKNKRPSSQKLPDLNPNLSHVQDHHQNANKIIVGSTSQDLSLGFQTVPHDHQMFHGVSQFLGLSKMDGSNNGNNHLGSTPISALELLRTGIASRGFTSFISSSPTPDLNALYTSGFPFQDLKPSAGSTDHHPAGLSSYSNGGVQENGGARIMFPLGGLKQLSSGTSEADHHNHHQTKGQENNASAGLYWNGMLSGTGGSW, encoded by the exons ATGGATACTACTCAATGGACTCAG GATATTGGAGTAGGGAAATCAATGGGTGCAGAAATAGGTTCAAGGAGTGCAGAGACTAAGAAGGTGAGGCCAGCAAAGGATGGAGCTGTAAATTGTCCAAGGTGTAACTCAACAAATACAAAGTTTTGTTACTACAACAACTACAGCCTGACTCAACCAAGATACTTCTGCAAGACTTGTAGAAGGTATTGGACTGAAGGTGGCACTCTCAGGAATGTTCCTGTTGGTGGTGGCTCAAGAAAAAACAAAAGACCTTCTTCGCAGAAACTCCCCGATCTGAACCCTAATTTGAGTCATGTTCAAGATCATCATCAAAACGCTAATAAGATTATTGTTGGAAGTACTAGCCAAGATCTTAGCCTCGGGTTTCAAACTGTGCCACACGATCATCAGATGTTCCATGGTGTCTCTCAGTTTCTTGGATTGTCAAAGATGGATGGCAGCAACAATGGTAACAATCATCTAG GCAGCACACCAATTTCAGCTCTGGAGCTGCTCAGGACAGGAATTGCCTCAAGAGGGTTTACTTCATTCATCTCCTCGTCACCAACACCAGATTTGAATGCTCTATACACTTCAGGATTTCCATTTCAAGATTTAAAGCCTAGTGCTGGTAGTACTGATCATCATCCAGCTGGCTTAAGTAGTTATTCAAATGGTGGGGTTCAAGAAAATGGAGGTGCAAGAATAATGTTCCCTTTAGGAGGATTAAAGCAACTTTCATCAGGTACAAGTGAAGctgatcatcataatcatcatcaaaCTAAGGGGCAGGAGAATAATGCAAGTGCTGGATTATATTGGAACGGGATGTTAAGTGGTACTGGAGGATCCTGGTAA
- the LOC132645418 gene encoding uncharacterized protein LOC132645418, with translation MANLYVKAVPPADLNRNTDWFMYPGVWTTYILILFCSWVLVLSIFGCSPGMAWTVVNLSHFLVTYHFFHWKKGTPFADDQGIYNQLTWWEQMDNGKQLTRNRKFLTVVPVVLYLIASHTTDYQHPMLLFNTIAVTVLVIAKFPSMHKVRIFGINSDP, from the exons ATGGCTAATTTGTATGTAAAAGCAGTGCCACCAGCGGATCTGAACAGGAATACAGACTGGTTCATGTATCCTGGTGTATGGACAACATATATACTCATCCTCTTCTGCTCATGGGTTCTTGTTCTTTCCATTTTTGGTTGCTCTCCTGGCATGGCTTGGACCGTTGTTAATCTCTCTCATTTTCTT GTCACATATCACTTCTTCCATTGGAAGAAAGGAACTCCATTTGCAGATGATCAGGGGATATACAATCAATTGACTTGGTGGGAGCAAATGGACAATGGGAAACAGCTCACTCGTAACAGAAAATTCTTAACTGTTGTGCCTGTGGTGCT GTACTTGATAGCCTCACATACAACTGATTACCAACATCCAATGCTCTTGTTCAATACCATTGCTGTGACTGTGCTGGTTATTGCCAAGTTCCCCAGTATGCACAAGGTCCGAATCTTCGGAATTAATTCGGATCCATGA